Proteins encoded together in one Cicer arietinum cultivar CDC Frontier isolate Library 1 chromosome 4, Cicar.CDCFrontier_v2.0, whole genome shotgun sequence window:
- the LOC101509181 gene encoding lysM domain receptor-like kinase 3 encodes MCKSKKSTTVVQVQPTNRNPRRSLTSSSSSNFPSSTSDVPITESRSYVYGDKHNKQCSKTSSSSSISSHASLSSLKHTLPENPHIYPFSEISIATANFSTNRLSNSSFRCSLRDLDVVVFQRKFRRHMDLPELRDRLALICRSHHSSLVKLLGASVSGNYIYLVYDFVHGANLSDCLRNRRNPSFTNLSTWTSRMQVASDLAHGLDYVHNSSGSSSGFVHNHIKSSSIIVADNTLRAKICHFGTSELCGEPVDLSSGMDSGRKLRKSGSRTVRFEGTRGYMAPEFQVTGVATQKTDVYAFGVVVLEILSGEEAVRFELEGDDGRYRRVSVVETARESLKDQGGVRKWVDRRLRDSFPTDVAEKMIRVGLECVEDDPKERPDMGRVLMEVSKLFLESKEWDEKLGTNVDLSVSLAPR; translated from the coding sequence ATCTTCGTCATCGTCGAATTTTCCATCCTCTACCAGCGATGTTCCGATCACAGAATCAAGAAGCTACGTATACGGAGATAAACATAATAAACAATGCTCCAAAACATCATCTTCCTCTTCCATTTCTAGCCACGCTTCTCTTTCAAGTCTCAAACATACCCTTCCTGAAAACCCTCATATCTACCCCTTCTCTGAGATTTCCATCGCCACCGCTAATTTTTCCACCAACCGCCTCTCAAACTCATCCTTCCGTTGTTCCCTCCGCGATCTTGACGTCGTCGTTTTTCAACGCAAATTCCGCCGTCACATGGACCTGCCGGAGCTTCGTGATCGACTCGCTCTTATCTGCCGGAGCCACCATAGCAGCCTCGTAAAACTCCTCGGAGCTTCCGTCTCCGGTAATTACATTTACCTTGTTTATGACTTTGTCCACGGTGCTAACCTTTCCGATTGCCTTCGCAATCGTCGGAACCCTAGCTTCACCAATCTCTCCACGTGGACCTCACGGATGCAGGTTGCCTCCGATCTCGCACACGGCCTTGATTACGTTCACAATTCCTCTGGTTCCAGTTCCGGTTTCGTTCATAACCATATCAAGAGCTCCAGCATCATCGTTGCCGATAATACTCTCAGGGCTAAGATATGCCACTTCGGGACGTCGGAGCTCTGCGGCGAGCCCGTCGACCTTTCTTCTGGAATGGACTCCGGCAGGAAATTGAGGAAGTCCGGTAGTCGGACGGTGAGGTTTGAAGGGACGAGGGGGTACATGGCGCCGGAATTTCAGGTAACCGGCGTGGCGACGCAGAAGACGGACGTGTACGCGTTCGGCGTGGTGGTACTTGAAATTCTGAGCGGAGAAGAAGCGGTGAGATTTGAATTGGAAGGTGATGATGGTAGGTACAGGAGGGTGAGTGTGGTGGAGACGGCGAGGGAATCGTTGAAGGATCAGGGTGGCGTGAGAAAGTGGGTGGATAGGAGGCTGAGGGATTCGTTTCCGACGGATGTGGCTGAGAAAATGATTCGGGTCGGGTTGGAGTGTGTTGAGGATGATCCGAAAGAAAGACCTGATATGGGTCGGGTTTTGATGGAAGTGTCCAAGTTGTTTTTGGAATCTAAGGAGTGGGACGAAAAATTAGGAACAAACGTTGATTTATCGGTCTCCTTGGCCCCACGGTGA